In Nocardia asteroides, the following proteins share a genomic window:
- the pruA gene encoding L-glutamate gamma-semialdehyde dehydrogenase, with protein sequence MDAIATTPPPVNEPVGTFAPGTPERRRLRSALAELAATPTEISHVIGGQHRRGDGARFDVVQPHRHAAVLGTLHDATTAEAAAAVEAATAAAPGWRATSFDDRAAIFLRAADLLAGPWRERVAAATMLGQSKSAYQAEIDAPCELVDFWRFNVSFARQILAEQPISTRGVWNRMQYRSLEGFVYAVTPFNFTAIAGNLPTSPALMGNTVVWKPARSQAVAAYLTMRLLEAAGLPPGVINLVNGAGPAISEAVLTDPRLAGVHFTGSTATFQHLWREVAQRIDRYRTYPRLVGETGGKDFVLAHSSADPAVLTTALLRGAFDYQGQKCSAASRAFVPRSVWAVMADDLIEKTSALRYGDVTDLANFGGALIDRAAFDRNTAALERAKATPGLTVVAGGHSDDSTGWFVEPTVVVGDDPTDEVFHTEYFGPILAVHVYDDSTPSAFADAMALVDGGSPYGLTGSIIAEDRAAITAATERLTFAAGNFYINDKPSGAVVGQQPFGGGRASGTNDKAGSAQNLLRWTSARTIKETFTPPTEHGYPHQAPEEEVR encoded by the coding sequence ATGGATGCCATCGCCACCACCCCGCCGCCGGTCAACGAACCGGTCGGGACCTTCGCTCCCGGAACTCCCGAACGCCGCCGTCTGCGCAGCGCGCTGGCCGAGCTGGCCGCGACGCCGACCGAGATCAGTCACGTGATCGGCGGACAGCATCGTCGCGGCGACGGTGCGCGGTTCGACGTGGTGCAGCCGCACCGGCACGCCGCCGTCCTCGGCACCCTGCACGACGCGACCACCGCCGAAGCCGCCGCCGCGGTCGAGGCCGCCACGGCGGCGGCGCCCGGCTGGCGGGCCACGTCCTTCGACGACCGGGCCGCGATCTTCCTGCGCGCCGCCGACCTGCTCGCCGGACCGTGGCGCGAACGGGTGGCCGCCGCGACGATGCTCGGGCAGTCCAAGTCCGCGTACCAGGCCGAGATCGACGCACCGTGCGAACTGGTCGACTTCTGGCGGTTCAACGTCTCCTTCGCCCGACAGATCCTGGCCGAGCAGCCGATCTCCACGCGCGGCGTGTGGAACCGGATGCAGTACCGCTCGCTCGAGGGTTTCGTCTACGCGGTCACCCCCTTCAACTTCACCGCCATCGCCGGCAATCTGCCGACCTCGCCCGCGCTGATGGGCAATACGGTGGTGTGGAAGCCGGCGCGGAGCCAGGCGGTCGCCGCCTACCTGACCATGCGGCTGCTCGAGGCCGCGGGCCTGCCGCCCGGGGTGATCAACCTGGTCAACGGGGCAGGCCCGGCGATCTCCGAAGCGGTGCTGACCGACCCGCGACTGGCCGGCGTCCATTTCACCGGCTCCACCGCCACCTTCCAGCACCTGTGGCGGGAGGTGGCGCAGCGGATCGACCGGTACCGGACCTATCCCCGCCTGGTCGGTGAGACCGGCGGCAAGGATTTCGTACTGGCCCATTCGTCGGCCGATCCGGCCGTGCTCACCACCGCGCTGCTGCGCGGCGCCTTCGACTACCAGGGGCAGAAATGCTCGGCCGCCTCGCGGGCCTTCGTGCCGCGGTCGGTGTGGGCGGTGATGGCCGACGACCTGATCGAGAAGACCTCCGCGCTGCGCTACGGCGATGTCACGGATCTGGCCAATTTCGGTGGGGCACTGATCGATCGGGCCGCCTTCGACCGCAACACCGCGGCCCTCGAACGTGCCAAGGCCACCCCGGGGCTGACGGTGGTGGCCGGTGGCCACAGCGACGACAGCACCGGCTGGTTCGTCGAGCCCACCGTGGTGGTCGGCGACGACCCCACCGACGAGGTCTTCCACACCGAGTACTTCGGCCCGATCCTGGCCGTGCACGTCTACGACGACAGCACTCCCTCCGCCTTCGCCGACGCCATGGCCCTGGTCGACGGCGGCAGCCCCTACGGGCTGACCGGGTCGATCATCGCCGAGGACCGGGCCGCGATCACCGCGGCCACCGAGCGGCTCACCTTCGCCGCGGGCAACTTCTACATCAACGACAAGCCCTCCGGCGCGGTCGTGGGTCAGCAGCCGTTCGGCGGCGGCCGGGCCTCGGGCACCAACGACAAGGCGGGCTCGGCGCAGAACCTGCTGCGCTGGACCTCGGCCCGCACGATCAAGGAGACCTTCACCCCGCCCACCGAGCACGGCTACCCCCATCAGGCGCCCGAGGAGGAGGTCCGCTGA